The bacterium genome includes a window with the following:
- a CDS encoding FprA family A-type flavoprotein — MPIVTLAPDVYCVGVKDPGLTIFDIVIPTEYGTTYNSYLVKGTERTALIDCVKRPFAAEFLRNIEEIVPVAKLDYVIVNHSEPDHAGALVELLERNPTVTLLLSRSAKTFVDNLVNAGFPFRIVGDGDELPLGGKTLRFINAPFLHWPDTILTYLAEDKILFPCDFLGAHYSSPHTFNDELHEPALARKAFEFYYATIMRPYKEHILKACERLRTVPFRMIAPSHGPVLRKDPREYLAWYEERASASKRVTEKKVVIIYVSAYGNTAAMARKVAEGVAAEGLTPVLMNGVEVPMERIIDQVDESVGFLIGTPTLNSNVPHPILDMIANLVTLNVRGKAASVFGSYGWSGEAIKTVQDILTSMRIKVSPEPMRVRMAPSAQDLAACVDFGRKFAGIAGA; from the coding sequence ATGCCCATCGTGACGCTTGCGCCCGACGTCTACTGCGTAGGGGTGAAGGACCCGGGGCTCACCATCTTCGACATCGTGATCCCGACCGAGTACGGGACGACGTACAACTCCTACCTCGTGAAGGGGACGGAGAGGACGGCCCTCATCGACTGCGTCAAGCGGCCCTTTGCCGCGGAGTTCCTGCGCAACATCGAGGAGATCGTCCCCGTGGCGAAGCTCGACTACGTGATCGTCAACCACTCCGAGCCGGACCACGCCGGAGCGCTGGTGGAGCTGCTCGAGCGGAACCCCACGGTCACGCTGCTGCTCTCCCGTTCCGCGAAGACGTTCGTGGACAACCTCGTGAACGCCGGGTTCCCCTTCCGCATCGTGGGCGACGGCGACGAGCTCCCCCTCGGGGGGAAGACGCTCCGCTTCATCAACGCGCCGTTCCTGCACTGGCCCGACACGATCCTCACGTACCTGGCGGAGGATAAGATCCTCTTCCCCTGCGATTTCCTCGGGGCCCACTATTCCAGCCCCCACACCTTCAATGACGAGCTCCACGAGCCGGCGCTGGCCCGGAAGGCGTTCGAGTTCTACTACGCGACGATCATGCGGCCGTACAAGGAGCACATCCTCAAGGCGTGCGAGCGGCTCAGGACCGTCCCGTTCCGGATGATCGCGCCGTCCCACGGGCCGGTCCTGCGAAAGGATCCGCGGGAATACCTGGCATGGTACGAGGAGCGCGCGTCGGCGTCGAAGCGGGTCACGGAGAAAAAGGTGGTGATCATCTACGTCTCGGCCTACGGGAACACGGCGGCGATGGCCCGGAAGGTGGCCGAAGGGGTGGCTGCGGAAGGGCTCACCCCGGTGCTGATGAACGGCGTGGAGGTCCCGATGGAGCGGATCATCGACCAGGTCGACGAGTCCGTCGGCTTCCTGATCGGCACCCCCACGCTGAACAGCAACGTGCCGCACCCGATCCTGGACATGATCGCGAACCTGGTGACGCTGAACGTACGGGGAAAGGCCGCCTCCGTGTTCGGCTCCTACGGCTGGAGCGGGGAGGCGATCAAGACGGTGCAGGACATCCTCACGTCGATGCGGATCAAGGTGTCTCCGGAGCCGATGCGGGTGCGCATGGCCCCCAGCGCGCAGGACCTCGCGGCCTGCGTCGACTTCGGCAGGAAGTTCGCCGGGATCGCCGGAGCGTAG
- a CDS encoding YfiM family protein, translating to MGIAIRVVCIASLLVVPTAIPGATFPDRVPGDNGVVFESPPAATDRAEGPVPRVPRWKNAAVVGGIGLTVGVYGAIAWWDEGFSGSFRTESEGWFGKNTYAGGADKLGHAFFTYTGGRLLTRGFEALGNDAGRSRRLAMWTSLAVMGGVEVVDGFSNEFRFSAEDLVSNAAGAVFAFLMERDPRLDALLDFRLLYRRSDDARRVGEQDPISDYSGQTFLLALKADGVPRLREVPLLRYLELQVGYNTRGYEPNDGVKIDPHRRVYYGVGVNLSRLLSDTVFRGDLKGGKIQRGTDTVLEFLEVPGTAVRTYRRL from the coding sequence TTGGGAATCGCCATCAGGGTGGTCTGCATCGCATCGCTCCTGGTAGTGCCCACCGCTATTCCCGGGGCTACGTTTCCCGACCGCGTTCCGGGGGATAACGGCGTGGTCTTCGAGTCGCCGCCCGCCGCGACGGACAGGGCGGAAGGCCCGGTCCCCCGCGTGCCGCGCTGGAAGAACGCGGCGGTGGTCGGCGGGATCGGCCTCACCGTGGGGGTCTACGGGGCGATCGCCTGGTGGGACGAAGGGTTCTCGGGATCGTTCCGCACCGAGAGCGAGGGTTGGTTCGGAAAGAACACGTACGCCGGCGGGGCCGACAAGTTGGGCCACGCCTTCTTCACGTACACCGGGGGCCGCCTGCTCACGCGCGGGTTCGAGGCGCTCGGGAACGACGCTGGACGCTCCCGCCGGCTGGCGATGTGGACCTCCCTCGCCGTGATGGGCGGGGTCGAGGTGGTGGACGGGTTTTCGAACGAATTCCGCTTCAGCGCGGAGGATCTCGTGTCCAACGCGGCCGGGGCCGTGTTCGCCTTCCTGATGGAAAGGGACCCCCGCCTCGACGCGCTCCTGGATTTCCGGCTCCTCTACCGGCGGTCCGACGATGCCCGACGCGTCGGCGAGCAGGATCCGATCTCCGACTACTCGGGACAGACGTTCCTCCTGGCGTTGAAGGCGGACGGAGTCCCGCGGCTCCGGGAGGTCCCCCTCCTCCGGTACCTGGAGCTCCAGGTCGGGTACAACACGCGCGGCTACGAGCCCAACGACGGCGTGAAAATCGACCCGCATCGCCGGGTGTACTACGGAGTCGGGGTCAACCTGTCCCGTCTCCTTTCCGACACCGTGTTCCGGGGCGACCTCAAGGGCGGGAAGATCCAGCGCGGGACGGACACGGTCCTCGAGTTCCTCGAGGTCCCGGGGACGGCGGTGAGGACGTACCGCCGGTTGTGA
- a CDS encoding 3'-5' exonuclease: MRNPTSDGRIIEIPYVAADVETTGLSVADGHRVCELALLRFLRGSVIDSFVSLVNPLRPIDPGASAVNGITDAMVAGAPTFADLLPRILDFLGDDPLVFHNAPFDLSFLRSEARIAGGSWPGNRVFDTLMMARRTGRFRSHSLPGICRELGIGATFHRAEADAWAAGKLLLHLHDER; this comes from the coding sequence TTGAGGAACCCGACCAGCGACGGCCGCATCATCGAGATCCCGTACGTCGCGGCGGACGTCGAAACGACGGGACTTTCCGTCGCCGACGGCCACCGGGTCTGCGAGCTCGCCCTGCTCCGCTTCCTGCGGGGGTCGGTGATCGACTCCTTCGTGTCGCTGGTGAATCCGCTGCGCCCGATCGACCCCGGTGCGTCGGCGGTGAACGGGATCACCGACGCGATGGTGGCCGGCGCCCCCACCTTCGCCGACCTTCTGCCGCGGATCCTCGACTTCCTGGGGGACGACCCGCTCGTCTTCCACAACGCGCCGTTCGACCTGTCGTTCCTCCGGAGCGAAGCGCGGATCGCGGGGGGATCATGGCCGGGGAACCGGGTGTTCGACACGCTGATGATGGCCCGCCGGACCGGGCGCTTCCGTTCCCACTCCCTTCCGGGCATCTGCCGGGAGCTCGGCATCGGCGCCACCTTCCACCGGGCGGAAGCCGACGCCTGGGCCGCGGGGAAACTCCTGCTCCACCTGCACGACGAACGATAG
- a CDS encoding SDR family oxidoreductase — MRGGRREVALVTGGSRRIGAAISRSLAKAGYEVVLTYRSSVREGKALAAEIDGSAVPLDLSRPSTFRRFADRLGRKFGRLDLLVHNAAVFPRTSADDVPPAAWDDVFAVNLRGPFLLTRALLPLLRKGRKDVAILFLGDANAFELWPGYLPYCLSKLAVPPLAAGLRKVLPAGVRVGVVRPGLVLPPDRFPVNRWERLRSEKAGGIRTPEGVARAVLRFARAGKYNP, encoded by the coding sequence ATGCGGGGCGGCCGGAGGGAGGTTGCGCTGGTCACCGGCGGGAGCCGGCGGATCGGGGCGGCGATCTCCCGTTCCCTCGCGAAGGCCGGCTACGAGGTCGTCCTGACGTATCGGTCCTCCGTCCGGGAGGGGAAGGCGCTGGCGGCGGAGATCGACGGGAGCGCCGTTCCTCTCGACCTGTCCCGGCCGTCGACGTTCCGGCGGTTCGCGGACCGGCTGGGGCGGAAGTTCGGTCGACTGGACCTGCTGGTCCACAACGCGGCCGTCTTTCCGCGGACGTCGGCCGACGACGTCCCCCCCGCCGCGTGGGACGACGTCTTCGCCGTCAACCTTCGCGGACCGTTCCTGCTGACCCGGGCGCTGCTGCCGCTGCTGCGAAAGGGGCGGAAGGACGTCGCGATCCTCTTCCTCGGGGACGCCAACGCCTTCGAACTGTGGCCCGGGTACCTCCCGTACTGCCTATCGAAGCTCGCCGTCCCTCCCCTGGCCGCCGGCCTTCGGAAGGTCCTCCCGGCCGGCGTTCGCGTCGGGGTCGTTCGGCCGGGACTGGTCCTTCCGCCCGACCGGTTTCCGGTGAACCGGTGGGAGCGCCTCCGTTCGGAGAAGGCGGGGGGGATCCGGACGCCGGAAGGGGTCGCCAGGGCCGTCTTGCGGTTTGCGCGCGCGGGGAAATATAATCCCTGA
- a CDS encoding rubredoxin, translated as MKKWKCTVCGYVSQGDEPPAVCPICGAPREKFVQV; from the coding sequence ATGAAAAAGTGGAAGTGCACCGTCTGCGGCTACGTCTCCCAGGGAGACGAGCCCCCTGCCGTCTGCCCCATCTGCGGAGCGCCACGCGAGAAGTTCGTCCAGGTTTGA
- the cobO gene encoding cob(I)yrinic acid a,c-diamide adenosyltransferase codes for MEPRKAPGRIPEKPRRGLVLVITGDGKGKTTSCLGMAVRAVGYGMKVLMVQFIKGSLHYGELDGAKRLAPEFELLPMGKGFVGIRGDALPMEAHVAAAREALVLARERMLSGKYDVIILDEVNVAVGLGLLDVKEVLSLIGEKPENVHLILSGRNAHEEVIRVAHLVSEVRSIKHPYDQGIEAEKGIDY; via the coding sequence ATGGAGCCGCGAAAAGCACCCGGACGGATTCCCGAAAAGCCGCGCCGGGGTCTCGTGCTGGTCATCACCGGCGACGGAAAGGGAAAGACGACCTCGTGCCTCGGGATGGCGGTGCGCGCCGTCGGGTACGGGATGAAGGTCCTGATGGTGCAGTTCATCAAGGGGTCCCTCCATTACGGCGAACTCGACGGGGCGAAACGGCTGGCGCCCGAATTCGAGCTGCTCCCGATGGGGAAGGGGTTCGTGGGGATCCGCGGCGACGCGCTTCCGATGGAAGCGCATGTGGCGGCGGCGCGCGAGGCGCTGGTCCTGGCCCGCGAGCGGATGCTGTCCGGGAAATACGACGTGATCATCCTCGACGAGGTCAACGTCGCGGTCGGCCTCGGCCTGCTCGACGTGAAGGAGGTCCTGTCGTTGATCGGGGAGAAGCCGGAAAACGTCCACCTGATCCTGTCGGGCCGGAACGCGCACGAAGAGGTGATCCGCGTCGCTCACCTCGTGAGCGAGGTCCGCAGCATCAAGCACCCCTACGACCAGGGGATCGAGGCGGAGAAGGGGATCGACTACTGA
- a CDS encoding (Fe-S)-binding protein, whose translation MRAEGPIPVSLFFTCLADAFSPGVCIATVEVLERFGATVRVPLSQTCCGQPAFNSGNRKEARAMARKFLRSFPDDGYIVTPSGSCAAMVKHGYPVLFRDEPPMLSRARAVGERIHELSQFLVDVLGVTDPKSDFSGKVTYHDSCHLRRGLGVVEAPRKLLRAVPGVEFVEMEESDRCCGFGGVFSVKYPQISCRMTERKVERILATGASYVTSGDLGCLLSIGGLISRVGYPVKPIHLAEILAGGTGRPSSFAADAASGDARPPGTVRGAGGR comes from the coding sequence ATGCGGGCTGAGGGGCCCATCCCCGTTTCCCTTTTCTTCACCTGCCTCGCCGACGCCTTCTCCCCCGGGGTCTGCATCGCGACCGTGGAGGTGCTGGAGCGGTTCGGCGCGACGGTGCGGGTCCCGCTCTCCCAGACGTGCTGCGGGCAGCCCGCCTTCAACTCGGGAAACCGGAAGGAGGCCCGCGCGATGGCGCGGAAATTCCTCCGCTCCTTTCCCGACGACGGGTACATCGTCACCCCGTCGGGATCGTGCGCGGCGATGGTGAAGCACGGGTATCCCGTCCTGTTCCGGGACGAGCCGCCCATGCTTTCCCGCGCGCGGGCGGTCGGCGAACGCATCCACGAACTCTCCCAGTTCCTCGTCGACGTCCTCGGCGTGACCGACCCGAAGTCGGATTTTTCCGGAAAAGTGACGTACCACGACTCGTGCCACCTGCGGCGGGGGCTGGGGGTGGTGGAGGCTCCCCGGAAGCTGCTGCGCGCCGTCCCCGGCGTAGAGTTCGTGGAGATGGAGGAGAGCGACCGGTGTTGCGGCTTCGGGGGCGTCTTCTCCGTGAAGTATCCGCAGATCTCCTGCAGGATGACGGAGCGCAAGGTCGAGCGGATCCTCGCGACCGGCGCGTCGTACGTCACCTCGGGAGACCTCGGGTGCCTGCTGAGCATCGGCGGGCTGATCTCCCGGGTCGGATACCCGGTGAAGCCGATCCATCTCGCCGAGATCCTCGCGGGAGGCACCGGGAGGCCGTCCTCCTTCGCGGCGGATGCCGCTTCGGGGGATGCGCGGCCGCCCGGGACCGTCCGAGGCGCGGGGGGCCGGTAA
- a CDS encoding rubredoxin, which produces MKKWRCVVCSYVYDPAAGDPENGVPPGTSFENIPDDWVCPLCGAGKDEFEPAD; this is translated from the coding sequence GTGAAAAAATGGAGATGCGTCGTCTGCAGCTACGTGTACGATCCGGCCGCCGGCGACCCCGAGAATGGCGTCCCGCCCGGTACCTCCTTCGAGAACATCCCGGACGACTGGGTATGCCCCCTCTGCGGGGCGGGGAAGGACGAGTTCGAACCGGCCGACTGA
- a CDS encoding ammonium transporter, translating to MAADAPDTASPAAAVASPAAAPPAASAPTPAQVQKNLDFVWTLFAAFLVFFMQAGFAMVESGFTRAKNAVNIMMKNLMDFSAGSIAFFVMGFGIMFGTNPTGFFGTDGFLLSDFTKDGDKWLYAFWMFQVVFAATAATIVSGAMAERTKFVSYLVYSVVISAVIYPVFGSWAWGGLYHGKGWLEKLGFIDFAGSTVVHSIGGWAALWGAVMLGPRLGRYSRDGKVNAIPGHSIPMAALGVFILWFGWFGFNPGSTTAGNPDIARIAVTTNLAAAAGAILALLTAWSIFKKPDGGMALNGVLAGLVAITAPCATVTPVCAIWIGAIAGVVVVLSVLFFDRIRIDDPVGAISVHGVCGALGTLLAAVFHEEGFSLAQLGVQALGVGAAFVWTGVTAGLLFFILKKTIGLRVSEEEEMDGLDFHEHGNTAYANFQLIERR from the coding sequence ATGGCGGCGGACGCGCCGGATACGGCGTCGCCTGCCGCGGCCGTGGCGTCCCCCGCCGCCGCGCCGCCGGCCGCGAGCGCACCGACGCCCGCCCAGGTCCAGAAAAACCTGGACTTCGTATGGACCCTCTTCGCGGCCTTTCTCGTCTTCTTCATGCAAGCGGGTTTCGCGATGGTGGAATCGGGGTTCACCCGGGCCAAGAACGCCGTCAACATCATGATGAAGAACCTGATGGATTTCTCCGCCGGGTCGATCGCTTTCTTCGTCATGGGGTTCGGGATCATGTTCGGAACAAACCCCACGGGCTTCTTCGGCACCGACGGATTTCTCCTGTCGGACTTCACCAAGGACGGCGACAAGTGGCTGTACGCCTTCTGGATGTTCCAGGTCGTCTTCGCCGCGACGGCGGCCACGATCGTATCCGGGGCGATGGCGGAACGGACGAAGTTCGTCTCCTACCTCGTCTACAGCGTAGTGATCAGCGCCGTCATCTACCCCGTCTTCGGGTCCTGGGCGTGGGGCGGCCTGTACCACGGGAAGGGGTGGCTGGAGAAGCTGGGCTTCATCGACTTCGCCGGCTCCACCGTCGTCCACTCCATCGGGGGATGGGCGGCCCTGTGGGGCGCGGTGATGCTCGGGCCGCGGCTCGGACGCTACTCCAGGGACGGCAAGGTCAATGCCATCCCCGGCCACAGCATCCCGATGGCGGCGCTCGGCGTCTTCATCCTCTGGTTCGGGTGGTTCGGTTTCAACCCGGGGAGCACCACGGCGGGGAACCCCGACATCGCGCGGATCGCGGTCACCACGAATCTCGCGGCGGCGGCGGGGGCGATCCTCGCCCTCCTCACCGCATGGTCGATCTTCAAGAAGCCCGACGGAGGGATGGCCCTGAACGGGGTCCTGGCGGGCCTCGTGGCGATCACCGCTCCCTGCGCCACGGTCACCCCCGTGTGCGCGATCTGGATCGGCGCGATCGCGGGGGTGGTCGTCGTCCTCTCCGTCCTGTTCTTCGACCGGATCCGGATCGACGACCCGGTGGGCGCCATCTCGGTCCACGGGGTCTGCGGGGCGCTCGGCACCCTCCTGGCCGCCGTCTTCCACGAGGAAGGGTTCTCCCTCGCACAATTGGGGGTCCAGGCGCTGGGGGTGGGGGCCGCGTTCGTATGGACCGGCGTGACGGCCGGGCTGCTATTCTTCATCCTGAAAAAGACGATCGGTCTGCGGGTAAGCGAGGAGGAGGAGATGGACGGCCTCGACTTCCACGAACACGGGAACACGGCCTACGCGAACTTCCAGCTCATCGAGCGGAGGTAG
- a CDS encoding NAD(P)/FAD-dependent oxidoreductase, translating into MRYLILGSGPAGIAAAKASRKLDKDAEVVLATEEHAAPYLRPLLPDLVSGERELPGLADPQGKDLAESGVKLLGGKRARRVDGAKNRVAFSDGSEETYNFLCVATGGRPILPLALMGAPGSFLFLNSLGDAQRVRERAMRSGTTVVYGPGYLGLEAARATRNLGNEVIWINPGLPRFGNPISGEVEAQVTDRLRARGVKVHEGTEIADVIDVDGKSFEVVTAGGGTIRCHLIVVATERLPNVGFLEGSGVKVGAGVLVDEYLRTNVSNVYAAGDCAEVYDINRRESRINFGWRSAIKLGQLAGENMAGGGKVYIKNIEDYFGLLYGTTLLERARA; encoded by the coding sequence ATGAGATACCTGATCCTCGGAAGCGGCCCGGCCGGAATCGCCGCGGCCAAGGCGTCCCGGAAGCTCGACAAGGACGCGGAGGTGGTCCTCGCCACCGAGGAGCACGCCGCGCCGTACCTTCGCCCCCTGCTCCCCGACCTCGTCTCCGGCGAGCGGGAGCTGCCGGGTCTCGCGGACCCGCAGGGAAAGGACCTCGCGGAATCCGGGGTGAAGCTCCTCGGCGGAAAGCGCGCGCGCCGGGTCGACGGGGCGAAGAACCGGGTGGCCTTTTCCGACGGCTCCGAGGAAACGTACAATTTCCTGTGCGTCGCCACCGGGGGCCGACCGATCCTCCCCCTCGCGCTGATGGGGGCGCCGGGGTCGTTCCTCTTCCTCAACTCCCTCGGGGACGCGCAGCGGGTCCGGGAGCGCGCGATGCGCTCCGGCACGACGGTCGTCTACGGCCCCGGCTACCTCGGCCTCGAGGCGGCGCGGGCGACGCGCAACCTGGGGAATGAGGTGATCTGGATCAACCCGGGGCTCCCCCGGTTCGGGAACCCCATCTCCGGGGAGGTCGAGGCGCAGGTCACCGACCGGCTGCGCGCCCGGGGCGTCAAGGTCCACGAGGGGACGGAGATCGCCGACGTGATCGACGTCGACGGGAAGAGCTTCGAGGTGGTGACGGCGGGGGGCGGGACGATCCGGTGCCACCTGATCGTCGTGGCCACCGAGCGGCTCCCCAATGTCGGCTTCCTCGAGGGGAGCGGCGTGAAGGTGGGCGCGGGCGTCCTGGTCGACGAATACCTGCGCACGAACGTCAGCAACGTCTACGCGGCGGGCGACTGCGCCGAGGTATACGACATCAACCGACGGGAGAGCCGGATCAACTTCGGGTGGCGCAGCGCGATCAAGCTGGGCCAGCTCGCCGGCGAGAACATGGCCGGCGGCGGCAAGGTCTACATAAAGAACATCGAGGATTACTTCGGGCTGCTGTACGGGACGACGCTGCTGGAGCGCGCGAGAGCGTAG
- the nifA gene encoding nif-specific transcriptional activator NifA, with the protein MTDPRSPEKAEIAAIHEVAKILTSTQNLDRALGVALRTLQSFLGYDRTAIFRPDETTREIRMEISAGYTAEERERGRYVWGEGIVGKTMKTGGPIALPDVRVEPSFLDKTRAHGKSSSDGPLSWICVPIKIGVETLGVLSAERIGREGTRALESDTRTLTVIGCLIGQALKLHKAIERLQEEFKRQRREFEKTIRKTYRVENIVGQSKRMQEVFAAVTSVAPSRATVLLRGESGTGKEMIARAIHQGGGRAGRPFVAVNCAALPETLLESELFGHKRGAFTGAVEERKGRFEEASGGTIFLDEVGDIPPPTQVKLLRVLQERTFERLGENRPVSVDVRIIAATNADLEKMVAGGSFREDLYYRLNVIPIFLPPLRDRKEDVLPLTEHFLERFNREHGKSVAFSKDAIDLLLEYRWTGNVRELENLVERVVVMAKAPVVRAQDLPRAIRVAASLPATGSYGQPPAPQAIGAASAVEPAHPAAPREGRPRVEFLKAMEREELQTALSSAGWVIARAARILGWTPRQVAYKMKRHGLSSPWKK; encoded by the coding sequence GTGACCGATCCCCGATCCCCGGAGAAGGCCGAGATCGCGGCCATCCACGAGGTGGCCAAGATCCTCACCTCGACGCAGAACCTCGACCGCGCGCTGGGGGTCGCCCTGCGCACGCTCCAGAGCTTCCTCGGATACGATCGCACCGCGATCTTCCGCCCCGACGAGACGACCCGCGAGATCCGGATGGAGATCTCCGCCGGATACACCGCGGAGGAGCGGGAGCGTGGCCGGTACGTCTGGGGCGAGGGGATCGTCGGGAAGACGATGAAGACGGGCGGCCCGATCGCCCTCCCCGACGTACGGGTGGAGCCGTCGTTCCTGGACAAGACGCGCGCCCACGGAAAGTCGTCCTCCGATGGTCCCCTTTCCTGGATCTGCGTCCCCATCAAGATCGGCGTCGAGACGCTGGGAGTGCTGAGCGCGGAGCGGATCGGCCGCGAGGGGACCCGGGCGCTTGAATCGGACACGCGGACCCTCACCGTGATCGGCTGCCTGATCGGACAGGCGCTAAAGCTGCACAAGGCGATCGAGCGCCTGCAGGAGGAGTTCAAGCGTCAGCGGAGGGAATTCGAGAAGACGATCCGGAAGACGTACCGGGTCGAGAACATCGTCGGGCAGAGCAAGCGGATGCAGGAGGTCTTCGCCGCGGTGACCAGCGTCGCGCCGTCGCGCGCCACCGTGCTGCTGCGCGGCGAGAGCGGGACGGGGAAGGAGATGATCGCCCGGGCGATCCACCAGGGGGGAGGCCGCGCGGGCCGCCCCTTCGTCGCCGTCAACTGCGCCGCCCTTCCCGAGACGCTGCTCGAGTCGGAGCTGTTCGGTCACAAGCGGGGCGCCTTCACCGGCGCGGTCGAGGAACGAAAAGGCCGATTCGAGGAGGCGTCCGGCGGGACGATCTTCCTCGACGAGGTGGGCGACATCCCGCCGCCCACGCAGGTGAAGCTGCTGCGCGTCCTGCAGGAGCGCACGTTCGAGCGCCTCGGCGAGAACCGGCCCGTCTCCGTGGACGTCCGGATCATCGCGGCCACGAACGCCGACCTCGAAAAGATGGTGGCGGGGGGCTCGTTCCGGGAGGACCTCTACTACCGGCTGAACGTGATCCCGATCTTCCTCCCCCCCTTGCGGGACCGGAAGGAGGACGTTCTCCCCCTGACGGAGCATTTCCTCGAGCGGTTCAACCGGGAGCACGGGAAAAGCGTAGCCTTCTCGAAGGACGCCATCGACCTGCTCCTCGAGTACCGGTGGACCGGGAACGTGCGGGAGCTCGAGAACCTCGTGGAGCGTGTGGTGGTGATGGCCAAGGCGCCGGTCGTACGGGCGCAGGACCTCCCCCGGGCGATCCGGGTCGCCGCGTCCCTCCCCGCGACCGGATCGTATGGGCAGCCCCCCGCCCCGCAGGCGATCGGCGCCGCGTCCGCGGTGGAGCCCGCCCACCCGGCGGCGCCGCGCGAAGGGCGGCCCCGGGTCGAGTTCCTCAAGGCGATGGAGCGCGAGGAGCTGCAGACGGCGCTGTCCTCCGCCGGCTGGGTGATCGCGCGGGCCGCGAGGATCCTGGGGTGGACGCCCCGGCAGGTCGCGTACAAGATGAAGAGGCACGGGCTCTCCTCCCCGTGGAAAAAATGA
- the speY gene encoding deoxyhypusine synthase, with protein sequence MAKRSRYLSGARILPPPVGKRMPASELIEKTFLAYNAGRLREGALLLSERMLKPEVTVGLSLTGALTPAGLGVSCIVPLLKAGFVDWIVSTGANLYHDAHFGLGLPMHAGSPFLDDRVLRDEGVVRIYDVLFDYDVLLDTDAFFRRVLDLPEFQAEMGTAEFHYRLGRYMSQREKTLGQGEVSVLAAAWRYGVPVYTSSPGDSSIGMNVAAMRLGGRGVTFDISLDVNETTAIVYDAKRLGGKSAVWILGGGSPKNFMLQTEPQIQEILGLDEKGHDYFLQITDARPDTGGLSGATPSEAVSWGKVDPDRLPDTVVCYLDSTVALPLLCAFAFDRSGKRSRRRLYDRREEMMAVLGKAYRKAVNAAGVTKKRKVARKK encoded by the coding sequence ATGGCGAAGAGATCGCGGTACCTGTCCGGCGCGCGCATTCTTCCCCCGCCCGTGGGAAAGAGGATGCCGGCCTCGGAACTGATCGAGAAGACGTTCCTCGCCTACAACGCGGGGAGGCTCCGGGAGGGGGCCCTGCTCCTTTCCGAGCGGATGCTGAAACCCGAGGTCACGGTGGGGCTCTCCCTGACCGGCGCGCTCACCCCCGCGGGGCTCGGCGTGTCGTGCATCGTGCCGCTGCTCAAGGCGGGGTTCGTCGACTGGATCGTCTCCACGGGAGCGAACCTGTACCACGACGCCCACTTCGGGCTCGGGCTTCCGATGCACGCCGGCTCGCCGTTCCTCGATGACCGCGTCCTGCGGGACGAGGGGGTCGTGCGGATCTACGACGTGCTGTTCGACTACGATGTTCTCCTCGACACGGACGCCTTCTTTCGACGGGTCCTGGACCTGCCGGAGTTCCAGGCGGAGATGGGGACGGCCGAATTCCACTACCGGCTCGGGCGGTACATGTCGCAGCGGGAGAAGACCCTCGGCCAGGGGGAGGTGAGCGTGCTGGCGGCCGCGTGGCGGTACGGGGTCCCCGTCTACACTTCGTCCCCCGGGGACTCCTCCATCGGGATGAACGTCGCCGCGATGCGACTCGGCGGCCGCGGGGTGACGTTCGACATCTCCCTCGACGTGAACGAGACGACGGCGATCGTCTACGACGCGAAACGTCTCGGCGGGAAGAGCGCGGTCTGGATCCTCGGCGGCGGGTCGCCGAAGAACTTCATGCTCCAGACCGAGCCGCAGATCCAGGAGATCCTCGGGCTCGACGAAAAGGGGCACGACTACTTTCTCCAGATCACCGACGCTCGTCCCGACACGGGCGGGCTGTCCGGCGCGACGCCGTCGGAGGCGGTCTCGTGGGGGAAGGTCGATCCGGACAGGCTCCCCGACACGGTGGTCTGCTATCTCGACTCCACCGTGGCGCTCCCGCTCCTTTGCGCCTTCGCGTTCGACCGGTCGGGGAAGCGGAGCCGAAGGCGGCTCTACGACCGCCGGGAGGAGATGATGGCGGTCCTGGGGAAGGCATACCGGAAGGCGGTGAACGCCGCCGGGGTGACGAAGAAGCGGAAGGTCGCGCGGAAGAAGTAA